The following proteins come from a genomic window of bacterium:
- a CDS encoding phage/plasmid primase, P4 family, producing the protein MKLPEQLREDRFGFVKLQRHSKAPFEKGWQKKPYRFKDIEEWLRSGCNYGVMGGVGELVVIDADHKRIGEIVRADIAKTFTVKTPKSGHHFYFLCNDIKRKIVLKKDKEHFGEIISFGSQVVGSGSIHPDTKTAYQIALDIPIINLSQKEIFEPLAEFMMDDKGSSGGVSPEDMDIMTVLNMNGISLKQTSGQYTCTHPVHGSNTGANLVVNPEKNVWKCFRCDSGGGTLLLIAVIEGVIDCSDAKPGMLRGELFKKTVRIAEEKYGFKIRRQSGGSIPSGLWNDEWNAKCLIGRHRERIRNCDNLGGWHLWDGKAWVVDEVHSITSLSRETVSTFYSYLHDMDEDGQKAFLKHIRSSGNETKLKAMANLARSWTKMSIRSDDFDADPYLLNCQNGVVDLKTGTLLPHSPDLLLTKICNTFYDTSAECPEWLKFLDTIFQGNDELVSFIQKAVGYGLTGDVSQQIFFILHGDGANGKSTFVETIYKILGGYAAITPTATLIAKRGSEIPNDVARLKGARFIISSELERSKLLDEALVKRFTSEEPISARFLRQEFFEFKPTGKIFLSTNYKPTIRGTDDGIWRRIRLIPFEHKFEGEERIEKFADKFLLPELPGILAWAVRGLLRMRSEGMKPPEIVMDATQEYKTAEDGVGAFLDEYCDLKEMYMVSVSDLYETFKDNSDFFMKKKDFNDYLEKHGFEKIRGTVGRYKGRYCWKGIQVREYEEDESASPF; encoded by the coding sequence ATGAAATTACCGGAACAATTAAGAGAGGATCGGTTCGGTTTTGTGAAACTGCAAAGACATTCCAAAGCACCGTTTGAGAAGGGATGGCAGAAGAAACCGTATAGGTTCAAAGATATAGAAGAATGGCTTCGCTCAGGGTGTAATTACGGTGTAATGGGCGGAGTCGGTGAGTTGGTAGTAATTGATGCTGACCATAAACGTATAGGTGAAATCGTTAGAGCTGATATCGCAAAAACGTTTACAGTTAAAACTCCGAAGAGCGGGCATCATTTTTATTTTTTATGTAACGACATAAAACGAAAGATTGTACTGAAAAAAGATAAAGAACATTTTGGAGAAATTATATCGTTTGGTTCGCAGGTTGTTGGTTCGGGATCAATTCATCCGGACACAAAAACAGCATATCAGATTGCATTAGATATTCCGATTATTAATTTATCGCAGAAAGAAATATTCGAGCCATTAGCCGAATTCATGATGGACGATAAGGGATCGTCTGGAGGTGTTAGCCCCGAGGATATGGATATTATGACGGTTCTTAATATGAACGGTATTTCACTTAAACAGACATCAGGACAGTATACATGCACGCATCCGGTACACGGATCTAATACAGGTGCGAATCTTGTTGTTAATCCTGAGAAGAATGTTTGGAAATGTTTTAGGTGTGATTCAGGTGGCGGTACGCTTCTCTTAATAGCTGTTATTGAGGGGGTTATTGACTGTTCGGATGCTAAGCCGGGGATGTTGCGTGGAGAGCTTTTCAAGAAAACTGTGCGGATAGCTGAGGAGAAATATGGATTTAAGATTCGACGACAGTCAGGAGGATCTATCCCATCAGGGTTATGGAATGACGAATGGAACGCAAAGTGCCTGATAGGAAGGCATAGGGAACGTATAAGGAACTGTGACAATCTTGGTGGATGGCATTTGTGGGATGGTAAAGCGTGGGTTGTTGATGAGGTGCATTCGATTACTTCTCTTTCTAGGGAAACTGTTAGTACGTTTTATTCGTATTTGCACGACATGGATGAGGACGGACAGAAAGCGTTTCTTAAACATATCAGATCATCAGGTAATGAGACAAAACTTAAGGCAATGGCGAATCTTGCTCGGAGCTGGACTAAGATGTCTATTCGCTCAGATGACTTTGATGCTGATCCGTATTTACTCAACTGTCAGAATGGCGTGGTTGATTTAAAGACAGGGACATTGCTCCCGCACAGTCCGGATTTACTGTTAACGAAGATATGTAACACGTTTTACGATACGAGTGCTGAGTGTCCTGAATGGTTAAAATTCCTGGATACGATATTTCAGGGTAATGATGAATTGGTTTCGTTTATTCAGAAGGCTGTCGGGTACGGGCTTACAGGAGATGTTTCGCAACAGATTTTCTTTATTTTGCATGGTGACGGCGCAAACGGTAAATCTACTTTTGTCGAGACTATTTACAAGATTTTAGGTGGATACGCCGCTATTACCCCCACAGCAACACTTATAGCTAAACGTGGTAGCGAAATACCAAATGATGTCGCACGGCTTAAAGGCGCACGCTTCATTATTTCATCAGAGCTTGAGCGATCCAAACTTCTCGATGAAGCATTGGTCAAAAGATTTACAAGTGAAGAACCTATTTCAGCACGGTTTTTGAGACAGGAGTTTTTTGAGTTTAAACCTACCGGCAAGATTTTTCTTTCAACAAACTACAAACCAACGATTAGAGGAACGGATGATGGTATCTGGCGACGTATCAGACTGATTCCGTTTGAACATAAATTTGAAGGTGAAGAAAGGATAGAGAAATTTGCTGATAAATTTTTGCTGCCGGAATTGCCCGGTATTTTGGCTTGGGCTGTAAGAGGGTTATTAAGGATGCGATCAGAAGGCATGAAACCACCGGAGATTGTTATGGACGCAACTCAGGAGTATAAGACGGCAGAAGATGGAGTAGGAGCGTTTCTGGACGAATATTGCGATCTTAAAGAAATGTATATGGTTTCGGTTTCTGATTTGTACGAAACGTTTAAAGATAATTCTGATTTTTTCATGAAAAAGAAAGATTTTAACGATTATCTGGAGAAGCATGGATTTGAGAAAATCAGAGGTACAGTAGGGAGATATAAAGGTAGATATTGTTGGAAAGGCATTCAAGTACGAGAGTATGAGGAGGATGAAAGTGCTAGCCCCTTCTAA